Proteins encoded within one genomic window of Artemia franciscana unplaced genomic scaffold, ASM3288406v1 Scaffold_5517, whole genome shotgun sequence:
- the LOC136043393 gene encoding uncharacterized protein LOC136043393: MAAKSTNLFNAINLGKPTTVIKQAKSRINVGCWNVRSAKQEFTQACLVLEMEKYNIDILCISETRISGSGSIVITAPETLHQFHFFYSGIEDNSGLHGVGFIMNQKTRNALLKWEPVSCRLARIRLKGNPANMSIISTYAPTRDTTETTKDDFYGELQQLSSSIAARDNLIVAGDFNTRVGPSNQTTRQILGKFGQGHRCENGQKLVNYALMNHLVITNTIFQHKPSHLLTWHSKYGVTKAQIDFILVRQRWRSSVQDSRSYNGTDTGSQSGSDHRLVAAKILLRLAIRRKNKSKVGFDIGKLPDKEVRQALNLGLPNRFDALSSDENLTPDKRWETFKTVMTETADEILCRAKIKRQHWINARTLSIVGERRQKMGSLKEETKELRRQVKRSVRLDRRQMWEDAAESLDKAARLHETRKLYQILKESVGKKAAVSEIIKNRYGKIISCQKERSARWKDHFQLLLSPSPSSAHDAFPPSVSKEPYDIELDTPTRAEILKAIKALKSHKPAGEDGLPLELYKQCPEVTAEQLHGIFEEVWRTNTFPKDWKTSVILPFYKKGDKTECRKITAE, from the coding sequence ATGGCGGCGAAGTCGACAAATCTTTTCAACGCCATAAATCTAGGAAAACCTACCACAGTCATTAAACAGGCAAAATCCAGAATAAATGTTGGATGCTGGAATGTAAGATCCGCTAAACAAGAATTCACACAAGCTTGCCTTGTCCTTGAAATGGAGAAGTACAACATAGACATACTCTGCATATCCGAGACCAGAATCTCCGGTTCTGGCTCTATAGTTATAACGGCTCCAGAAACACTACATCAGTTCCACTTTTTCTATTCCGGAATAGAAGATAATTCAGGACTCCACGGAGTTGGTTTCATCATGAACCAAAAAACCAGAAACGCTCTCCTAAAATGGGAACCAGTCTCCTGTAGACTTGCTAGAATCAGACTAAAAGGAAACCCCGCAAATATGTCCATAATTTCTACCTATGCCCCCACCCGTGACACTACTGAAACGACCAAGGATGATTTCTACGGTGAACTGCAGCAGTTGTCTTCTTCTATAGCCGCACGTGATAACTTGATTGTTGCTGGAGACTTCAACACAAGAGTTGGTCCATCTAATCAGACCACAAGACAAATCCTGGGAAAATTTGGACAGGGTCACAGATGCGAGAATGGGCAGAAGTTGGTAAACTATGCCTTGATGAACCACCTTGTTATCACCAATACCATATTTCAACACAAACCTAGCCACCTCTTAACTTGGCATTCAAAATACGGTGTCACTAAGGCTCAAATTGACTTCATTCTGGTACGCCAGCGCTGGAGAAGCTCCGTGCAGGACTCTCGCTCTTACAACGGAACGGACACAGGCTCACAGTCTGGATCTGACCACAGGCTCGTCGCAGCAAAAATTTTGCTACGTCTTGCAattcgaagaaaaaacaagtccaagGTCGGCTTCGATATCGGTAAACTTCCAGACAAAGAAGTGCGGCAGGCCCTCAATTTGGGACTACCTAACCGGTTTGACGCCCTCAGCTCTGATGAAAACCTAACCCCCGATAAGAGATGGGAAACCTTTAAAACCGTGATGACAGAGACTGCCGATGAGATCCTATgccgagcaaaaatcaaacgacaacacTGGATAAACGCTAGAACCCTGTCAATAGTCGGTGAGCGAAGACAAAAGATGGGAAGccttaaagaagaaacaaaggagTTACGCAGACAGGTAAAACGCTCTGTTCGGCTGGACCGCCGCCAAATGTGGGAAGATGCTGCCGAGTCATTAGATAAAGCAGCACGCTTACATGAAACCCGCAAGCTTTACCAGATCCTGAAGGAATCCGTTGGTAAGAAAGCTGCTGTGtcagaaataatcaaaaacaggTATGGAAAAATCATTAGTTGTCAGAAGGAACGTTCAGCAAGATGGAAGGATCACTTTCAGCTCCTCCTGAGCCCATCCCCTTCATCTGCTCATGATGCCTTCCCACCTTCCGTCTCTAAAGAGCCTTACGATATCGAGCTGGATACACCGACCAGAGCCGAAATACTAAAAGCGATCAAAGCCCTAAAAAGCCACAAACCCGCAGGTGAAGACGGCCTCCCCCTGGAACTATACAAACAATGCCCTGAGGTCACTGCTGAACAGCTCCATGGCATTTTCGAAGAAGTGTggaggaccaacacttttccaaAAGACTGGAAGACATCAGTCATcctccctttctataagaaaggagacaaaaccgaATGCAGAAAAATTACCGCGGAATAA